ACACGACGGTTCTGACATCGACGGATATCGGAGCCGACCTCGGGGAACGGGCCACTCTGGTGCAGTTCTCCTCGGCCTTCTGCCAACCCTGCCGTGCCACCCGCCGGATACTGGCCGAGGTCGGTGCCATGGTCGAGGGGGTCGCCCACGTCGAGGTCGACGCGGAGTCCCACCTGGGGCTGATGCGCAAGCTCGACATCCGACGCACCCCCACGGTGCTGGTGCTGGACGCCGGCGGCGGTGTGGCGCGCCGCGCGAGCGGCCAACCCCGCAAGGCCGACGTCATCGCGGCACTGGGGGAAGCGATCCCGGTGTGAGACGGCCCACCCGTGACATCCGGGCCGCCACGTCGTACTATCGGGAACGTGATTTCCGCGACAGAGGTACTTCTGACGAAGCGACGGGCAGTGGATTTCTGCCGCGTCGCCACCGCCCTCTGTCTCGCTGCCCGCTAGAGCGGAATGCCGCGGCGCCCCAGCGCGCCCGCACCCGGTAACCGGACGCATTCCCTACGCCGCTGTCCGAACCCGCTCGCGCAGCTTGGAAACCCGCCATGCAGCTCGCCCAACGGGTGCGGCACCCCGCTGCCCGTCCAGCACTGGCGGACCGCCCCGGTTCCACAGCCAGCGTCCAGCGCTGCCGTCGTGACGGGCGCGAGCGGTCCCGCGATCGCCGAACCGCCGTTCCGCGGCCCTCCGGCCCCCGGCCGGGAACGGGCCCGCACCGCTGACATGCAACGAATCGAGGAGGTTCTGTATGAGCCGCTCTGACGCCCTCGTGGACGCCGACTGGGTCGAGGCCCACCTCAACGACGACAACGTCGTTCTCGTGGAGGTGGACGAGGACACCACGGCCTACGACAAGGGGCACATCCCCGGCGCCGTCAAGATCGACTGGAAGGAGGACCTGCAGGACCCGGTCCGCCGTGACTTCATCGACAAGACCGGCTTCGAGAGGCTGCTGTCGCAGCGCGGCATCTCCAACGACGACACCGTGGTCCTGTACGGCGGCAACAACAACTGGTTCGCCGCCTACGCCTACTGGTACTTCAAGCTGTACGGCCACCAGGACGTCAAACTGCTCGACGGCGGCCGCAAGAAGTGGGAACTGGACTCCCGGACGCTGACCGAGGAGGTGCCCGAGCGCCCCGCGACCGACTACACCGCCCAGGAGCAGGACACCTCCATCCGCGCGTTCCGCGACGAGGTGGTCGACGCGATCGGGACGAAGGACCTGGTGGACGTGCGCTCTCCCGACGAGTTCGTCGGCAAGCTCCTCGCTCCGGCCCACCTGCCCCAGGAGACCTCGCAGCGCCCCGGGCACATCCCCACGGCGCGCAACATCCCCTGGGCCAAGACGGCCAACGAGGACGGGACGTTCAAGTCCAACGAGGAGCTGCGCAAGCTCTACAGCGAAGCCGGCGTTGACCTGGACAACAAGGACATCATCGCCTACTGCCGGATCGGCGAGCGCTCCTCGCACACCTGGTTCGCCCTGCACGAGCTGCTCGGGCTGGACAACGTGAAGAACTACGACGGTTCCTGGACCGAGTACGGCTCGCTCGTCGGCGTGCCGGTCGAGGTAGGGGAGGCCAAGTGAGCGACAACGGATGCGGCGCCCCCACCGGCGGGGTTGCCCTCGCTGACGCGGACGCGGGCGAGCAGGCGGTGATCCAGGGCGTCGTGCGGCGCGACGGTGCGCCCCTCAGCGGGGCCTACGCGCGGCTGCTGAACGCCTCCGGCGACTTCGTGGGCGAGGTCGCCACCGGTGAGGAGGGCACCTTCCGGTTCTTCGCCGCGGACGGGGAGTGGACGGTGCGCGTCCTCGCCTCCCGCGGGTTCTCCGCCGAGTACCAGGTCACGGCCGAGGTCGGCAAGGTCGTCGACCTCCAGGTGGAGGCCTGAGGGCGCTTCTCTCTCCTGTTTTCCTGCTCGGTCCCGCAGGGGTGGCACCGCCCCCTGCGGGACCGTTCTTCGTTCCGGGGGCTTGGGACCCGTTCGGCGGACGGGCGCGGAGCGACACGCCGGAGTCCGACAGCGGACCCGCCCTGCGCCCGTCCGGGCGGCTCACCCGCGGCCGCACGGCGGTTTCCGCGGCCGTGTGCCCGGGGGCCGCTCCCGTTCCCCGGAACCCACCGACGCGGATCGGCGCGCGGACTTCTCCCCAAAGCGGGAATGATGTGTCCGGACAGGGGGTGGCGGGCCATAGGCTTGATTGGGTACCGCCTACTCCCGAAGGCCGTGCGTACCTCTCTTCCGCAGCGATGTGAGTTTGGAACAATGAGCGAACTTCCCCTGCGTGCCCAGTTGGCGTCGGTACTGGGCAAGAGCGCGGCGACCCTCTCCCGGGCCACTGGACGCGGTGACGGTTCCGTCATCGGCGGGCGGGTCGCGTTGAAGGTCGAACCGGGGCTGCTCGCCAAACTGGCCCGCGGCCGCCAACTGACCCTGGTGAGCGCGACCAACGGCAAGACCACGACAACGCGGCTGATCGTGTCCGCGTTGCGGGAGCTCGGCGAGATCGCGACCAACGACCAGGGCGCGAACATGCCGACCGGGCACATCACAGCCCTCGGCAACAGCCCCAACGCCCGATACGGTGTGCTTGAGGTCGACGAGAAGTACCTGCCGCAGATCCTGCGGACGATCACCCCGGCCGTGGTGGTGCTGATGAATCTCAGCCGGGACCAGATGGACCGCGCCTCCGAGATCAACCTGATGGCCAAGAAGTGGCGCGACGCCTTGGGCAAGAGCGAGGCGCACGTCGTCGCCAACGCGGATGACCCGCTCGTCGCGTGGGCCGGGCTGGGCGCCCGGCACACCACCTGGGTCGCCGCCGGGCAGCGCTGGAAGGAGGACTCCTGGTGCTGCCCCGAGTGCGGCGGCCACCTCAAACGCGAGCCCGACCCGCACTGGGAGTGCCCCGAGTGCGGCATGCGCCGCCCGGACGCGACCTGGACGGTGGACGACGAGAACGACGTCGTCGTCCCGCCCAACGGGCAGCGCATGCCGATGCAGCTGAACCTGCCGGGTGACGCCAACCGGTCGAACGCCGCCGTCGCCATGGCCGCGGCCGCCGCCTACGGCATCCACCCCAAGCAGTCCCTGCCGCGGTTGCGCGAGATCCACTCGGTGGCGGGCCGCTACACCTCGGTCTTCACCCGCGGTGTGGAGGTGCGGCTGCTGCTGGCGAAGAACCCGGCGGGGTGGCTGGAGTCGTTCTCGATCCTGGGGCCGCCCGACGTTCCGGTGGTGCTGTCGGTCAACGCCCAGGTGCCCGACGGCAAGGACACCTCCTGGCTGTGGGACGTGGACTACACGGTCCTGCGGGACCGGACGGTGTACGTCATGGGGGAGCGCCGCACCGACCTGGCGCTGCGGCTGGAGACCGACGGGGTCCCGTTCACGGTCGCCGACAGCATCGACGGCGTCATAGACGAGCTCGCGGCCCACCGGCCCGACCTCAGCAAGATCGACGTTATCGCCAACTACACGGCCTTCCAGCAGATCCGCGCGTCGTACGGCCGTGTGCAGTAGGAGGGGGAGCCCGTGAGCGACACCAGCAGCACCCTACGCATCGTCTGGATCTATCCCGACCTGCTCAGCACCTACGGCGACCAGGGCAACGCCCTGATCCTGAACCGCCGCGCCCAGCTGCGCGGCATCCCGACCGAGGTCGTGTACGTGTACTCCAGCGACCCCGTGCCGGCGGAGGGCGACATCTACCTGCTGGGCGGGGGTGAGGACCGTCCGCAGATCCTCGCCGCCGACCGGCTGCGGTCCGACGGCGGGCTGAAGCGCGCCGTCGAGAACGGCGCGTCGGTGTTCGCGGTGTGCGCCGGGTACCAGATCATCGGGGAGAGCTACGGCGACGATGACGACAACCCGCTTCCGGGGGTGGGCATCCTCGACATCCACAGCGGCCGCGGGGAGAGCCGCGCCGTGGGTGAGATCGTGGCCCAGCTCGACCCCACGCTCGGCGGGGGGCGCATCACCGGCTTCGAGAACCACCAGGGCCGGTCGAGGCTCGGTTCGGACGCCGCGCCGCTGTCCTACACCTCGGTGGGTATCGGCAACGACGGGCAGACGGAGGGCGCCTACCAGGGGAAGGTCGTCGGGACCTACCTCCACGGCCCCGCCCTGCCGCGCAACCCGGAGCTCGCCGACCTCGTGCTGCGTTGGCGCGTGGGAACCCTCGAACCGCTGGCGCCGTCCTGGGGCGAGAAGCTCCACGAGGAGCGGCTGACGGCGGCGGTGTGAGCCGTTTCCTCCGCCGGGAGCACGCCACGGGAGCAGGGCCGTGGCGTGTTCCCGGGAGCGGGGAGTGTGTAGTCCGCCGGCACCGCGCCGCGGGGGTCAGAGGAACGCGCCGTAGGCGGTCAGGGCCATGGCCACCATCACGCAGGCCAGGGTCCCGCCGAGGAACACGCGCTGCCACAGCAGGTCGCTGCGCGTGATCTCCGCCTCGGAACGGGTGGACAGCACGTACGGCGCCCCCTCGGGGCGGGACATGAGCAGTCCGGAACCGTTGCGCTGCACCGCGCCGAGGGCGAATATCCGCTCCTGGGGGCGGATGATCCACTCCCGGTAGGTGTAGCCGATGGTGCTCCCGTCCCGGGCGACGGACACCGCCATGTCCTTGGCGGCGGTGGCCAGCTGGGACATGGCGCTGTCGGACGTGTTCCTACTGCGGGGGCCGGTGCCGCGCTCGAACCGGTCGAGGCTCTTCACCGGGGCGTCCACCCACGCGCCGTCGGGGGCGAACATGAGCCGTCCGGTGCTGTCGGCGAGCTGGAACGCCTCGGGGGACTCGTTCTTCGCGATCGTCTCGCGGCGGCGGACGGTACGGGAACCGTTCCGCTGGTTGTTCTCCCGCTTGCGGTAGTGCCGGATCACCTCGGTGCGGTGCCAGACGCACGGGGTGCTGGAGAAGGGGGCGCTCAGCGTGCCGTCCGGCGCGGGTTCGGCCGTTCCGGAGAGCTCCCCGGTGACGGCGCCCCGCTGCGCGGTGGCGTCCGCGAACTGCGCGCAGGTGAGGGTGGGGGTGTCCAGGAGGGCGACGCGTCGGCTCCGGTGCTGCCAGCCGAACCAGGCCAGGACACCTGCCAGGACCACGAGGGCCAACGCGAACAGGAACGGGTTCTCGGCCAGGAAGTCCATCGCTTTCCCCAACGGCTCGGATCGTGCGGCTGCGAGGTGGCACGGCCCTGAGAGCCGCGACCACCCTTCTCCGATGCGTCCGAACGCCGCAGGGTTGCATCCCGGATGCGCTTGTTATTGAATTTTGCCCGGATTGTCTGGATGTGCGGGAGGGGGCCGGAAGAAGCCGGAACCTGCCGAGGCGCGGGACGCTCACGGCACTATCCCCGGCACAGCCGGCACTGTGGCTGTCCAGCTTCACACCGGCTGGTGGCTTGCCTGCGGGCGGTAATGCTTCGGGTGTACGCGGGGACTGGGGCTGGCACGACGGCCCCTCCAGCAGACGCGACCCGCTCCGGGACGGTCACGGTTCGCTCGTCGACCGCTGCTCAGCCTTCGGCTGACACGATTCGGCGTGGTCGGGGGCGGGGAGCGTTGAACGGTCGGGCACGGCCCGGTCAACGAGCCAGACCGTCAGCGCGGCGCCGCCGAAGCAGGCACCGGCAACCGAAGCGGCCGCCCACCCCATGCTGCCGTAGAGGCTCGACGCGGTGACGGCGCCCAGGGCTGAGCCCAGGGAGTAGCAGATCATGTAGGCACCGATGATCCGGCTGCTCGCGTCCGGGTCCCGGGCGACGATGAGGTTCTGGTTGGTGACGTGCACAGCCTGGACGGCGAAGTCGAGCAGCACCGCGCCGAGAACCACGAGCCACAACGACCATGCGGCCTGTCCGATGAACCACCACGAGACGATCAGCACGATCAGCGACACCACCGTGACCACGCCCGCAAGCCCACGGTCGGCCCACCGGCCGGCCCGTGTCGCACCGAGGGTCCCGGCCAGGCCGGCGAACCCGAACAGGCCGATCTGGGCCGGGGAAAGGTGCCAGGGGGCGCCACTCAGGGGCAGGGCCAGTCCGCTCCAGAGCACACCGAAGGAGGCGAACAGGAAGAACGTGATGAGTGCTCGGGTCCGGAACACCCGATCGGTGGCCCCGAGGATGAGGATCGAGGCGACCGCGGCTCCGTACGACCGGGGTGCCTGGCTCGGCCGGTCGTCGGGCAGCGCCGCCCGGACCAGGACGGCCATGGTTACGGCCATGGCGGCCGCGGCCGCGTAGACGGCGCGCCACCCGGCGGCATCGGCGATGAGCCCGGCGACGGTGCGGGCCAGGATGATCCCGACCACCACTCCGGAGGTGACGGTCCCGATGTTCCGGCCGCGCTGCTCGGGAGGGGACGTCGCCGCGGTGTAGGCGACCGCGGTCTGGACGACCACCGAGAAGAGGCCGGCGATGGCCACTCCGGCGTAGAGGACCGCCGCGGTCGTCGAGACCGCCGCCGCCGTGGTGCCCACCGCGATCAGCAGCAGATGCGCCGGGATGAGCGTCCGCCGGTTCAGCCAGTCTCCCAGGGGGACGAGCGCGGCCAGGCCGATGAGGTAGCCCGCTTGTCCGAGGGCCACCACCCAGCCCACCCGTCCGGTTGGGATCGACAGGTCGCTCCCCATGCGCTCAAGCAGGGGTTGGGCGTAGTAGACGTTCGCCACCGACACCCCGCACAGCACGGCCAGTAGCAGCAGGCGTGGCCGGGTGAGGCGCATGGCGGGCGGCGTGGCGGCCGAGGGCGGCATCCGCGCTCCAATCGGTATTATTATGAAACCAATTGGAAGGTAGTCACAAAGGTAGTAATATGCAACCAATTCGTCCGGGGGTTCGCCATGACCACGCCGCCCGCCGGGTCAGGACACCGAGCCGCGCCGTCCGGCGGATGGTCCGACCCTCCCTGCCCCGTCGCGCGCACCGTGGACCTCGTCGGCGACAGGTGGATCCTGCTGATCCTCCGCGATGCCTTCGACGGGAGCCGGTCCTTCACCGACTTCCAGCGCAACCTCGGTGTCGCCAAGAACATCCTGATCGACCGGCTCCGCCGGCTCGTCGAGCACGGCGTCCTTCGCCGACAGACCGCTGCGTCGGGGAGACGCCAGGAGTACGTCCTCACCGACTCCGGTGAGGAGCTCTTCACCGTGATGGTGGCCCTGCGCCAGTGGGGCGAGGCGCACGCCTTCGACACGGGGGAGTCTCATTCCGTGCTGGTCGACGACGACACCGGCGCACGGGTTCCGACGCTGCGCGTGGAGCGTTCGGACGGCGCCGTTCTCACCGGCGGGAACACCCATGTCGAGAAGCTCGGCTGACGACCGGCCGCTCTCCGAAGGAGCGTGCAGGCGGTGTCATCCCCTGAGGGCGGCTCCGGGCGCCGGTGCCATCGGCGACTTTGGCGAAGGCCGTCCTCGGCGGGGGATGCTCGGGTGTTATCCCTTCAGAGGTGATGAGTGGACACGATCGCTTGGCCGCCGGGGTGCTCACCCCTGGGTTGCGATCCCTCCAGGGGTGATGAGTGGACCCGAGGGTAAAGTCGCAGGTAACGCCGCAGTTCTGTGCGGCTCTGCGGCCCGGTTTTGCAGCGACCCAGAAGTAATGCAGCGTCGCAGGTCACAGCGATACGGCACCCCCGGCCATGTGGTTTCTCCCCGGAATCCTTCCGAGAAGGATAATCCACCAAACTCCGGACGCGTGGAAGGGACTATGCCGGTTCTCTCGTGGTTACGGGCCTTTTGTGTGCAAAGGTCATGCTGACGAGCCCGGGCCACGGGCCGCTGCGGCCTCCGGTTGAGGGTTTCCGACGCGTGTAAGCGGAGGATTCGCCGCAGAGTCTCCACAGGAACTTTAAAGCTACGGTTCAGACATGGCGCAGAGCACGTACACCGTGTCCGGAGACTTCGACCTGACAATGGACGAGCTGCGCGTCGTGACGCGCTACGTGGTCCGGCACGCGGAGGACGTCCTGCCGGTCTTCGAACAGGCTGTTCCCGATGATCCGCGTCCCCGTGCTGCGATCGACGCGGCCTGGGCGTTTGTCAACGGTGTCAACAGGACGAAGTCGCAGCGCGTCACTTCCCTCGACGCTCATCGAGCCGCTCGGGCCGCCCCTTCCGAAACCGCGCGACTGGCCGCGCGGTCCGCGGGTGACGCCGCGTCGGCCGCGTACCTGCACCCCATCGCCCAGGCCCGCCAGGTCGGCCACATCCTGCGAGCCCCCGCAAGCGCTGCGCACGTCGGGGAGATGGAGGCGGGCAATGACCCCGCGATCGGGGATGCCCTGCTGGAACGGTCGCGGCAGCGTGCGACGCCGGTACTCATCGACGTGCTCCGCCGCTACCCGCCCCCGGCAAGCGGCAGCAATCGTGTCGCCCGGTTGATGAGCACGCTGGACCATCGCCTGCGTCAGACGGCTGACCACTCGCCAGGACACACCGCAGAGGGGCGTGCCGATGCGCACGGAAGGGAGTGCGATTCATGATCCTCCCGAAGGAACGGGACCCTCGTTTCGTGACGATCCGCCGCGGAGGCACTCTCACCGACGCGGATCACCGCCTCCTCGCTCTATGGGCCGCCACGTGTGCGGAGCACGTCCTCGGCCTCTTCGAGTCGGCCCGGCCTGAAGACCCGCGGCCGCGCCAGGCGATCGAGCACGCCCGGTCGTGGGTTCGCGGCGATGTCAGGATGATGCAGGCTCGCGCGGCGGGCGGCCACGCGATGGGAGCGGCGAGAGACCTGCGCGGGGCAGCGCGGCATGCCGCGTACGCTGCCGGTCAGGCCGGGGCTGTCGCCCACGTCGCCGCGCACGAACTCGGCGCGGCCGCCTACGCGATCAAGGCCGCACGTGCGGCGGCACCGGAAGGTACGAGCCAGAACGAGGCGAGGCGACTCGAGTGCCAGTGGCAGCGCGACCAGCTCCCGGAGGAGATCCGCGAACTCGTACTCGATGACCAGAGGTTGCGCAACGACATCTGCTGGTCGGTGTTCGACTGCTGAAGCCGAACCTCGCACGGCCCCCTTATCGTTGGCCAAACGGTCAAATTTCCCCACCCTGGGGAAGGCCCTCCACCGTTTCTTCAACGGTGCGGACACGTGGTGCGGTGAGGAAACTGCTCTGAGGTTCGTGACCGTTCCTCTCCGATACGTCCGGACACCGCGCCGGGGGATTCAGAGCTGGTTGCGATCCCTCTAGGGGTGATGAGTGGACCTGCTGGCCCAATACTTCGACACGCTGAACAAGTTGCGATCCCTCTAGGGGTGATGAGTGGACCCGAGGGTAAAGTCGCAGGTCACGCCGCAGTTGTAGGCGGCTGCGCGGCCCGGTTTTGCAGCGACCCGGAAGTACTGCAGCTTCGCAGGTCACAGCGCTACAACACCCCCAGGCTGGTGGGCTCTCTCCTCATGGTCCTTCCGGGGAAGGATAGCTCACCACGCCTGAGTGTTCAGGCGAGTGCAGTCCTCACGTCACCGACGTCGCGGCGGGTTCCGCATCCGGGGGAAGCGGCCGGATGCGGAACCCGCGTGGGGGTTACTGGTCGTGGTGGTGTGGGATCGCGGTGTCGGTGTTCTCGTCGCCGAGCCAGGCAACCACGCGCGCGTGCAGTTCCTGGAGGATGTCGCGCAGCTGGCCGGGCCATAGGGCGTTGCCGTCCATGGCCTGGGCGAGTTGCTCCAGTAGGTCGCGCAGTTCGCAGCGTTCCTGCGGGGTGAGGTTCATGGCTGGCCACCCCCGTCGTCCTGGTGGTGGGTGGTGGACCTCAGGGCCTGGACATCCTGGGGCAGGAAGCGGCGGTGCCCGCCCGGGGTGACCAGGACCGGGGCCAGGTGTCCCTGACGCACCCAGGCGTTCACCGTCGAGGTGGTCACGCCGAACACCTCGGCCACATCACTGGGACGCAGTAGTTGAGAGGGCCAGTTCTGGGGGATCGTCACCGGGTCACCCCCGCCGTGCTCTTCTGCTCGCGCTGGGATAGCCACTGGCGCACCAGCGGGGACAGTGCATCGCGGACGTCGTCCAGCCCGTCGTCGTAGACCGGCCGGGCGGGGTCGGGTGTGGTGGGACCACCGCAGGCCGGGCAGTACCGCTCCTCCTCCCACTCCTGGCGGTGGCGTTCGTGCTGGGTCACGTAGGGCCGTACGGGGCTGTGCTCCTTGGGGTCGAGCACCTCGGGCTCGGGAAGCGGGATCCTGGGCATCACGGGTGGAACTGGTGCCGGGTTGGGCGGTTCAGCTTGGCTGTGGTCCCAGGTTCGGTGAGGAACCGCCGAGGGAGCGGACTCTTGCTCCGGAGCACGGGAGCGGTTGCGGTCCCGCACCGGTACCACAAGGGCAAAGGCCAGCAGAGTGAGCAGCGTCCGCAGGAACGTGAGGGGGCGCATAGAATCTGGCACTGTCATCGACTCCTGTTCAGTCGGTGGCCACGCCCCGGAGAGCGGGAACTCTCGCGGGGATCTTTTCAGTCTCGGGCGCGGGCTCATTCGCACTGACTCCCCGCGCCCGAGGCGCGAATTACTCAACA
This region of Haloactinospora alba genomic DNA includes:
- a CDS encoding GIDE domain-containing protein — protein: MGKAMDFLAENPFLFALALVVLAGVLAWFGWQHRSRRVALLDTPTLTCAQFADATAQRGAVTGELSGTAEPAPDGTLSAPFSSTPCVWHRTEVIRHYRKRENNQRNGSRTVRRRETIAKNESPEAFQLADSTGRLMFAPDGAWVDAPVKSLDRFERGTGPRSRNTSDSAMSQLATAAKDMAVSVARDGSTIGYTYREWIIRPQERIFALGAVQRNGSGLLMSRPEGAPYVLSTRSEAEITRSDLLWQRVFLGGTLACVMVAMALTAYGAFL
- a CDS encoding winged helix-turn-helix transcriptional regulator — its product is MTTPPAGSGHRAAPSGGWSDPPCPVARTVDLVGDRWILLILRDAFDGSRSFTDFQRNLGVAKNILIDRLRRLVEHGVLRRQTAASGRRQEYVLTDSGEELFTVMVALRQWGEAHAFDTGESHSVLVDDDTGARVPTLRVERSDGAVLTGGNTHVEKLG
- a CDS encoding sulfurtransferase, which translates into the protein MSRSDALVDADWVEAHLNDDNVVLVEVDEDTTAYDKGHIPGAVKIDWKEDLQDPVRRDFIDKTGFERLLSQRGISNDDTVVLYGGNNNWFAAYAYWYFKLYGHQDVKLLDGGRKKWELDSRTLTEEVPERPATDYTAQEQDTSIRAFRDEVVDAIGTKDLVDVRSPDEFVGKLLAPAHLPQETSQRPGHIPTARNIPWAKTANEDGTFKSNEELRKLYSEAGVDLDNKDIIAYCRIGERSSHTWFALHELLGLDNVKNYDGSWTEYGSLVGVPVEVGEAK
- a CDS encoding putative immunity protein produces the protein MAQSTYTVSGDFDLTMDELRVVTRYVVRHAEDVLPVFEQAVPDDPRPRAAIDAAWAFVNGVNRTKSQRVTSLDAHRAARAAPSETARLAARSAGDAASAAYLHPIAQARQVGHILRAPASAAHVGEMEAGNDPAIGDALLERSRQRATPVLIDVLRRYPPPASGSNRVARLMSTLDHRLRQTADHSPGHTAEGRADAHGRECDS
- a CDS encoding MFS transporter, which encodes MPPSAATPPAMRLTRPRLLLLAVLCGVSVANVYYAQPLLERMGSDLSIPTGRVGWVVALGQAGYLIGLAALVPLGDWLNRRTLIPAHLLLIAVGTTAAAVSTTAAVLYAGVAIAGLFSVVVQTAVAYTAATSPPEQRGRNIGTVTSGVVVGIILARTVAGLIADAAGWRAVYAAAAAMAVTMAVLVRAALPDDRPSQAPRSYGAAVASILILGATDRVFRTRALITFFLFASFGVLWSGLALPLSGAPWHLSPAQIGLFGFAGLAGTLGATRAGRWADRGLAGVVTVVSLIVLIVSWWFIGQAAWSLWLVVLGAVLLDFAVQAVHVTNQNLIVARDPDASSRIIGAYMICYSLGSALGAVTASSLYGSMGWAAASVAGACFGGAALTVWLVDRAVPDRSTLPAPDHAESCQPKAEQRSTSEP
- a CDS encoding Mur ligase family protein, yielding MSELPLRAQLASVLGKSAATLSRATGRGDGSVIGGRVALKVEPGLLAKLARGRQLTLVSATNGKTTTTRLIVSALRELGEIATNDQGANMPTGHITALGNSPNARYGVLEVDEKYLPQILRTITPAVVVLMNLSRDQMDRASEINLMAKKWRDALGKSEAHVVANADDPLVAWAGLGARHTTWVAAGQRWKEDSWCCPECGGHLKREPDPHWECPECGMRRPDATWTVDDENDVVVPPNGQRMPMQLNLPGDANRSNAAVAMAAAAAYGIHPKQSLPRLREIHSVAGRYTSVFTRGVEVRLLLAKNPAGWLESFSILGPPDVPVVLSVNAQVPDGKDTSWLWDVDYTVLRDRTVYVMGERRTDLALRLETDGVPFTVADSIDGVIDELAAHRPDLSKIDVIANYTAFQQIRASYGRVQ
- a CDS encoding putative immunity protein, producing the protein MILPKERDPRFVTIRRGGTLTDADHRLLALWAATCAEHVLGLFESARPEDPRPRQAIEHARSWVRGDVRMMQARAAGGHAMGAARDLRGAARHAAYAAGQAGAVAHVAAHELGAAAYAIKAARAAAPEGTSQNEARRLECQWQRDQLPEEIRELVLDDQRLRNDICWSVFDC
- a CDS encoding putative leader peptide; protein product: MISATEVLLTKRRAVDFCRVATALCLAAR
- a CDS encoding DUF1416 domain-containing protein gives rise to the protein MSDNGCGAPTGGVALADADAGEQAVIQGVVRRDGAPLSGAYARLLNASGDFVGEVATGEEGTFRFFAADGEWTVRVLASRGFSAEYQVTAEVGKVVDLQVEA
- a CDS encoding TlpA family protein disulfide reductase, coding for MADTTVLTSTDIGADLGERATLVQFSSAFCQPCRATRRILAEVGAMVEGVAHVEVDAESHLGLMRKLDIRRTPTVLVLDAGGGVARRASGQPRKADVIAALGEAIPV
- a CDS encoding helix-turn-helix domain-containing protein → MTIPQNWPSQLLRPSDVAEVFGVTTSTVNAWVRQGHLAPVLVTPGGHRRFLPQDVQALRSTTHHQDDGGGQP
- a CDS encoding type 1 glutamine amidotransferase, producing the protein MSDTSSTLRIVWIYPDLLSTYGDQGNALILNRRAQLRGIPTEVVYVYSSDPVPAEGDIYLLGGGEDRPQILAADRLRSDGGLKRAVENGASVFAVCAGYQIIGESYGDDDDNPLPGVGILDIHSGRGESRAVGEIVAQLDPTLGGGRITGFENHQGRSRLGSDAAPLSYTSVGIGNDGQTEGAYQGKVVGTYLHGPALPRNPELADLVLRWRVGTLEPLAPSWGEKLHEERLTAAV